Within the Temnothorax longispinosus isolate EJ_2023e unplaced genomic scaffold, Tlon_JGU_v1 HiC_scaffold_337, whole genome shotgun sequence genome, the region AACGAGTGGGCACGTGTACAGCTGGATGGTAGGTAAAGGGCAAAAATAGTTGCTTCCCATTTACATTAAAGTAATACTGAATCTCTCAGTTATGTCAGTATTTTATACTCAGATAAGATATGTCATTTTGTACTAACCTGCTTATTTTGATGACAATTATCGCATAACAATACAGGTTATACAAtaagaattatctgagttttgatgcAAATGGAAACCAACTAGTGAACacagtaaattattttatttttgggagctttccagcaagagACACATATCAACATAGAGAAtggttttattttcatattgcatggttttattttcatttcataACACGCCTTTGCATtgtcttccttttttctcaCAGCATTTTTGTAACGTCTCCTGTACTTCTCCTTGAATGTTTAATGGTGACTGACTTGGTGTTTGGtgttaaacaaaaaacaatacaaaaagTGGGTATATTTGCTAATGCTGAAGTAtactttttcaaaatgttgaACATCTCCTTTCCTAatctaatctttttaaattattttttctttcctttattcttttcttttaattaacatttttcaagaaataaaaaatatatatttttcattgtttgcattttattacaagaatataaaaatatgttttacagTGCCTAAAGTAAAGCAATCTTctatttggaaatttttcataaagaaCTCTGATAGTGGTAATGCTACATGCAACATTTGTAACAGAGAAGTGAAGTCTGGTGGAAAAGGTGGTGGTACAACTAATTTCAAAAATCACTTAAGACGAAATCATGCACAAAATAAAGAAGTGAGACTACATTTAGGACTAGGAGAAAGTGAGAATAGTAATGAAAAGGCTCCTAACTCTGAACAAGCAAATAATTCGGTAAATCAATatcttacaatatttatatgcatctTTTGATCATTTTATCGCATCATTTGTTTACTCTTGTTGTTTATTTTCAGaatcaattatcaatatcaatGCCATCTACCTCTACAGCCAATACAGGCAATACAGCCATCCCTATTGTAGACCTATCTGGATATGGATTTAATTTGGCAACTCCTACTTCTTGTTCTTCACCAGTACCTAGCTTGTCAGGATCAGAAAGCAGATTTTCTTATTCGGATAATCAATCTGTAATCCAACCAAGGatcgataataaatttaaacaaataaaatcatttggaggtaacatttatatataatggatCGAGAGGGGCACCCGCCATGGCACTACGTTCATTGGACGTTAGAGTCTGTATTTAACACCTATGGAGGCGAATGAACGTAGTGCCATGGCGGGTGCCTCTCTCgatcaaaaatttaaactttattgaACCTgtgcataaatttataatatttatctttttagaGGGAGGTACAAGAGCAGGTGGTATTACTAATGCCATTCTGTTTATGATTGCCAAGGATAATATGCCTTTCCAGACAGTAGATAATGAAGGATTCAGGAACTTGATGAAAACTATTGTGCCTCTTTATTCTGTACCTGGAAGAAAGtcaatcacaaaaaaaatggaagaaaaatatgaataccTAAGTGCAtgtgaaaaacaaaaattggaaaaaattgattatttctcGGTAACGGCAGATATCTGGACCGATGTACTCAACACCATCAGCTATTTAGGGATAACCGTTCACTATGAATTTGAAGGAGAATTGCTATCCACCACGATTGGTGTCACGGAAATGACAGAGCGACACACCTCTGAAGTTATAGGAAGATGGATGAGAACCATTTTACAGGACTGGCACATCGATGACGGGAAAATAGTTGTTGTCGTAACTGATAACGgagcaaatattaaaaaagcagTTAGAGATACCTTTGGGTTTTCTAGACAAATTTCGTGTTTTGCTCATTCAATAAATTTAGTCGCTGAGGATACGATGAACTTTCCAGATGCAATAACATTGTGCGCaaagattaaaagaattgTCACCTATTTCAAACAGTCTACTATTGCTGCTGATGCGTTGCGGAAGCTCAACCACCTTAAGTTAATCCAAAGCGTTGAGACACGATGGAATTCAACCTTCGCGATGTtatttcgatttatttctctctcgaaAGATGTTGGATCGATTTTATTAAGTCTCCCGGATTCACCTGAAATGTTGACTGCGTGTGAACTGCAATTGGCAATCGAAATTGTGGAAGTATTGCAACCACTTGAAAAACTTACAAGGGAACTTTGTGGAGAACGATTTGTCACGGCTAGCAAAGTCATTCCATTGATCAAttgcttgaaaaataaaatcgaaaaactTCGCGGGAGCTTAAAAACGCAAACTGCACTTGCTTTACTTGATCGTCTCGAAAAATCTATTACTACGAGATTTGGACAAATAGAAAGCAATTCTATTATGGCAACTACAACGATCCTGGATCCCAGGTTcaagaaattacattttaatcagCCTGTGGCATGTTCACGTGCAATTAATCGTATTGCTAGATGGATGAGAGAATTAGATCAGACGAATGTGCTTAATGATGCAATTGATGAAACGAATATAGAAATATCGGACAAAACTGATGACCTATGGTCCTTTCACTATGATCTTCTTAAAACTAAGAGTGTAAATAGGTACCAAGACGAGAATGACGAGATGCCAACTAACTTAAAGCACTACTTGGATCAACCAATGATAGATCATAAGGAAAATCCAATACGTTATTGGATAAACTTTGCATCAGTATACCCAACTCTCACCGTTATTGCTAAAAAATTCTTGGCAATTGTTGGAACGTCTGTGCCTTCTGAGAGATTATTCTCAAGGGCTGGCAATATCTTAACGGACTCTAGAAACCGACTTTCGCCCGATCATCTACAACATTTGTTATTTCTGAATTCACTGTCCATTAAAGATTGGCAATTAACAacagaataattttgaaataaaaacgaaacagtaaaagtatattaagaatgtatgtaaaaaagtgtaaaaacaGTAAAACGTATGCTTtgaaaatactttaatataaaattttttaaaatttaaggcttaattgtttaattacctattctatttcatttattaaagttttaaaaattaaaaaacaaactaattaaaatttattaattccatttatgcatgttttatagtttttttgtgattttttagAACGATTCTTGCAAGATCGATTCTTTGATTCCGATTTTTAAGTGAATCGATTTTCATGATTCGATTCAGAATCGATTCAAGAATCGATTTTTCTAAGAGAATCGAACATCCCTAACTAATCTTTAAACCCAGAAACAAAGCTAAAATCACACAACGCACTTTCACCGCTACCATTCGTCATGGGTAGCGACTGTTGCGCGTCCCTAGCGGCCCCGAACAGAACCTTCCAAGTCGTGTATCGATGCGATTCAAAGATCGGGCGCGTATGCGAGttgtaaaatgaattttttaataaacctTAGTAAAACTTAATTGATTATGTTGGAGGTGATTTGAGAGCGTATGTTGAAGGGGAGAATGTACTGAAGGCAAAACACCCAAACAAATCCGAGCTTTTTAAGCACAaggacattatttttatttcctctacttttttggaaattattccAACATACATAAGGTGGTTTGCCTTCAGTACATTCTCCCCTTCAACATACGCTCTCAAACCACCTCCAACATAATCAATTAAGTTTTACTAaaggattattaaaaaatttattttacaactcGCATACGCGCCCGATCTTTGAATCGCATCGATACACGACTTGGAAGGTTCTGTTCGGGGCCGCTAGAAACGCGCAACAGTCGCTACCCATGACTAGTGTCCCTGAATAGAGAGTCTGGTCAAGTCATGTATCTCTCTTGATTGGGTCACGTCAGCACGAACACATAATAGCGCTACCAATAAGGACGTTGAGAAATCGCGCGTTTATTTAAAGAActaaaaacatgaaatattataaaatattctttattgctgTATTATAAGTAATGTATCACAATTCatgtattgtaaataaaagttattctcgcttataacaatatataacgtctagcaatattatttaacaaggGAATGCATTGCCATAGTTTTGctattatatgtttttgatAAGTATTGTCGCTTGCAAGAAATACGtactctatatataataaaacgtttttttattcgtaatattaaattgtgacaatttttaatgttattacatGTAATGTCCtgcatttttttcatataaaattctaaaaaattaggTGAGGTATTTTTAACATGTAGAAGTGTTTAGAAACTAGTGTTTTTCTGCATTGAGGGTAATGACGGGCAAAGCAGCTTAGGGTAAAACAGAGCCATGAGCAGAGAGCTATCCATATAGTTTAATCTATTTGTTATCGACATCCCGTAAGCGCGCTATCTATCGAGCAGCGTTTTTGATGTAGTCGCGCTGCGAGACATCCGTCTAATTAAACGCATGTGTCGTGTTTCTTTCTATATTCGTGCGCAACGCTGACGCGCAGGCGTTCCCGGACTTTACCGCGCAAACAACGACGTTCTCGTCGTCACTTCTTTTCGGACGCTCAACGAGTGAGCATATATCATTTTGCTTAAATATTGCGTAGATACGCTACTTCTATATATTGGTAGAATCATTAATATCCCGGCTTCTGAGGAAGCAGAGCTGTTATATACAGCTACATTACGGATTGGAAAAGACGAAACTTCGTCTCTGGACTTTCTGATTGCCGAGAAGGAAAACGAGGAAATTCCGATAATAAAGACGAGGGCGGCCATTAATCCCGAGATATATTGTTGGAAGGACGAGGATCCCTTGCATCgtctttatactttataagtATACTCTGATGAGAGAATTCCAGTTATCCTATTCTGGAACAAGCCTAATTTTGGCTAATTGCAAGGTAACCTTATCATTTATTTGGTAAAACCGTTCTTGGGTTAACATTAAATTCAGGCTTTACATAGCCTAATCAGAGGATATTGGTTACAGAGAATATCGTGAGATTTTCACGATTGCATATCGTGGCGCGCATAAAGTAATACAATTGTGGCACGCATAAATTAATACGATAGAAAGGCCTTTTCTCGAGAGCTCAGTTCCTTCGTGAACTTTCCAGAAGACGAATAGTATAAGGCTATTCGTGCTTCTATCTGTATAACGCATAACGTG harbors:
- the LOC139824361 gene encoding E3 SUMO-protein ligase ZBED1-like isoform X2; amino-acid sequence: MPKVKQSSIWKFFIKNSDSGNATCNICNREVKSGGKGGGTTNFKNHLRRNHAQNKEVRLHLGLGESENSNEKAPNSEQANNSNQLSISMPSTSTANTGNTAIPIVDLSGYGFNLATPTSCSSPVPSLSGSESRFSYSDNQSVIQPRIDNKFKQIKSFGEGGTRAGGITNAILFMIAKDNMPFQTVDNEGFRNLMKTIVPLYSVPGRKSITKKMEEKYEYLSACEKQKLEKIDYFSVTADIWTDVLNTISYLGITVHYEFEGELLSTTIGVTEMTERHTSEVIGRWMRTILQDWHIDDGKIVVVVTDNGANIKKAVRDTFGFSRQISCFAHSINLVAEDTMNFPDAITLCAKIKRIVTYFKQSTIAADALRKLNHLKLIQSVETRWNSTFAMLFRFISLSKDVGSILLSLPDSPEMLTACELQLAIEIVEVLQPLEKLTRELCGERFVTASKVIPLINCLKNKIEKLRGSLKTQTALALLDRLEKSITTRFGQIESNSIMATTTILDPRFKKLHFNQPVACSRAINRIARWMRELDQTNVLNDAIDETNIEISDKTDDLWSFHYDLLKTKSVNRYQDENDEMPTNLKHYLDQPMIDHKENPIRYWINFASVYPTLTVIAKKFLAIVGTSVPSERLFSRAGNILTDSRNRLSPDHLQHLLFLNSLSIKDWQLTTE
- the LOC139824361 gene encoding E3 SUMO-protein ligase ZBED1-like isoform X1; amino-acid sequence: MFKRATRVQNEWARVQLDVPKVKQSSIWKFFIKNSDSGNATCNICNREVKSGGKGGGTTNFKNHLRRNHAQNKEVRLHLGLGESENSNEKAPNSEQANNSNQLSISMPSTSTANTGNTAIPIVDLSGYGFNLATPTSCSSPVPSLSGSESRFSYSDNQSVIQPRIDNKFKQIKSFGEGGTRAGGITNAILFMIAKDNMPFQTVDNEGFRNLMKTIVPLYSVPGRKSITKKMEEKYEYLSACEKQKLEKIDYFSVTADIWTDVLNTISYLGITVHYEFEGELLSTTIGVTEMTERHTSEVIGRWMRTILQDWHIDDGKIVVVVTDNGANIKKAVRDTFGFSRQISCFAHSINLVAEDTMNFPDAITLCAKIKRIVTYFKQSTIAADALRKLNHLKLIQSVETRWNSTFAMLFRFISLSKDVGSILLSLPDSPEMLTACELQLAIEIVEVLQPLEKLTRELCGERFVTASKVIPLINCLKNKIEKLRGSLKTQTALALLDRLEKSITTRFGQIESNSIMATTTILDPRFKKLHFNQPVACSRAINRIARWMRELDQTNVLNDAIDETNIEISDKTDDLWSFHYDLLKTKSVNRYQDENDEMPTNLKHYLDQPMIDHKENPIRYWINFASVYPTLTVIAKKFLAIVGTSVPSERLFSRAGNILTDSRNRLSPDHLQHLLFLNSLSIKDWQLTTE